A genome region from Chelonia mydas isolate rCheMyd1 chromosome 24, rCheMyd1.pri.v2, whole genome shotgun sequence includes the following:
- the KIRREL2 gene encoding LOW QUALITY PROTEIN: kin of IRRE-like protein 2 (The sequence of the model RefSeq protein was modified relative to this genomic sequence to represent the inferred CDS: deleted 1 base in 1 codon), producing MPAADRNLELDPQGAPQPSMEMSALLPCILALSCLAHIGWGAYFFQQPMDQVIVAGQSVTLACVVVGYQGMVQWTKDGLALGGERDLPGWARYSIVGDLAAGQHNLRIESTELGDDAMYECQATQAALRSQRAQLTVLLPPNDPVIQNGPIVRVQASVPYNLTCQVSGAKPAPEISWYRDGQLQGSALYAKALMEDGKRATALSTLLLTPSTQDMGSAYTCHVTNAAAPAGKQTSITLDVLYPPTVILSVQPQTVAEGAKVSFLCTATANPEVTGYRWAKGGVAIAEANGDSYEARVDHSFFTQPVSCEVANAVGSTNVSTLVDVHFGPRLVSQPKPLTVDVGADASFTCTWAGNPPLTLAWTKKGSSVVLSNGNTLHLKAVTQEDAGTYICKAIVPRIGVADKEVTLAVNGPPIITTESGPQTALGDKARLECLVRSTPPPDRIVWAWGERVLDSGSEERFTVDTALTERGVLSALLIQPTHTEDFALPYNCTAWNRFGARSAAVTLHRQEVLPIMIIGASAAAAATLLLVLAVGVSVCCLRWCPGKAKRGTKLSKTDVLVQITTSDSSPSRPSDTEEDVKEPMATSSESPATSHTEHSEILEEEEDSQDIKDPTNGYYKVRAHEEPHLSGSFSEYAPAPRALYTGSHATMFPPSGQPYSHRYTLGAPGSRTAYEPHYPQDGVYGGGYLTAPYTRAFTSYVKPSTYEKAESGYEQSDQASKVSGGSRFSYTSLSQQSDYGRPAQQRMQTHV from the exons a TGCCAGCAGCGGACCGGAACCTGGAGCTGGATCCCCAAGGGGCTCCCCAACCCAGCATGGAGATGTCAGCCCTGCTCCCCTGCATCCTGGCCCTGAGCTGCCTCGCTCACATAG gcTGGGGGGCGTATTTCTTTCAGCAGCCCATGGACCAGGTGATCGTGGCGGGGCAATCGGTGACGCTGGCCTGCGTGGTTGTGGGCTACCAGGGTATGGTGCAGTGGACCAAGGATGGCCTGGCACTGGGTGGAGAGCGAGACCTGCCTG GCTGGGCCCGGTACTCCATCGTCGGGGATCTGGCAGCCGGGCAGCACAACCTGAGGATCGAGTCCACTGAGCTGGGCGATGACGCCATGTACGAGTGCCAAGCTACGCAGGCGGCACTGCGTTCCCAGCGTGCCCAGCTCACGGTGCTCC TACCGCCCAATGACCCCGTGATCCAGAACGGCCCTATCGTCCGGGTCCAGGCCAGCGTGCCCTACAATCTGACCTGCCAAGTGTCTGGCGCCAAGCCTGCCCCTGAGATCAGCTGGTACCGCGATGGGCAGCTGCAAGGCTCTGCCCTCTATGCCAAG gcccTGATGGAGGATGGGAAGCGGGCGACAGCCCTCAGCACCCTGCTCCTCACACCCAGCACCCAAGACATGGGCAGTGCCTACACCTGCCACGTCACCAACGCGGCCGCGCCTGCCGGCAAGCAGACCTCCATCACCCTCGACGTGCTGT acCCCCCCACGGTGATCCTCTCCGTCCAGCCGCAGACCGTCGCGGAGGGGGCCAAGGTCAGCTTCCTCTGCACCGCCACTGCCAACCCCGAGGTGACCGGCTACCG GTGGGCAAAGGGCGGCGTGGCCATCGCCGAGGCCAACGGGGACAGCTATGAGGCCAGGGTGGATCACTCCTTCTTCACCCAGCCCGTGTCCTGCGAGGTGGCCAACGCCGTGGGCAGCACCAACGTCAGCACCCTGGTGGATGTGCACT TTGGGCCCCGCCTGGTCTCCCAGCCCAAGCCCCTCACCGTGGATGTCGGGGCTGACGCCTCCTTCACCTGCACCTGGGCCGGGAACCCGCCCCTCACCCTGGCCTGGACCAAGAAGGGATCCAGCGTG GTGCTGAGCAATGGCAACACCCTGCACCTAAAGGCTGTGACACAGGAGGACGCTGGCACGTACATTTGCAAGGCCATCGTGCCACGCATCGGCGTGGCTGACAAGGAGGTGACACTGGCGGTCAACG GGCCCCCCATCATCACCACTGAGTCTGGGCCACAGACGGCGCTGGGGGACAAGGCACGGTTGGAGTGTCTAGTGAGGAGCACG CCCCCCCCTGATCGCATC GTGTGGGCGTGGGGCGAGCGGGTGCTGGACAGCGGCTCAGAGGAGCGCTTCACAGTGGACACGGCGCTTACGGAGCGGGGGGTGCTCTCGGCCCTGCTTATCCAGCCCACGCACACGGAGGACTTTGCCTTGCCCTACAACTGCACGGCCTGGAACCGCTTTGGGGCCCGCTCGGCGGCCGTCACACTGCACCGGCAGG AGGTCCTGCCCATCATGATAATCGGGGCCTCAGCCGCAGCCGCTGCCACCCTGCTGCTGGTCTTGGCCGTTGGCGTGTCTGTCTGCTGCCTGCGCTGGTGCCCCGGGAAAG ccaaACGAGGCACCAAGCTGTCCAAGACAGATGTCCTGGTGCAGATCACCACGAGTGACAGTAGCCCCAGCCGGCCCAGCGATACAGAGGAGGACGTCAAGGAGCCCATG gccaCGAGCAGCGAGTCCCCGGCCACGTCGCACACAGAGCACAGCGAGatcctggaggaggaagaggacagcCAGGACATTAAG gaccctaccAACGGTTACTACAAGGTCCGTGCTCACGAGGAGCCCCACCTGTCTGGCAGTTTCTCGGAGTATGCCCCAGCCCCGCGCGCCCTCTACACCGGGTCCCACGCCACCATGTTCCCCCCCTCAGGGCAGCCCTACAGCCACCGCTATACTCTGGGGGCACCCGGCTCCCGCACAGCCTACGAGCCCCACTACCCGCAGGATGGGGTGTACGGGGGGGGCTACCTCACAGCCCCCTACACCCGGGCCTTCACCAGCTACGTCAAGCCCAGCACCTACGAGAAGGCAGAGAGTGGCTATGAACAGTCAGACCAGGCCAGCAAGGTGTCGGGCGGCTCCCGCTTCTCCTATACCTCCCTCTCGCAACAGTCGGACTACGGGCGGCCTGCCCAGCAGCGCATGCAGACACACGTGTGA